The sequence cccagcctggccagaggcccatctgcggctgGGTGCAGAACACTTGCCTTGTTGCCGGGGCAATGACGCAAGCATTCTCCGTCCCCCCAccctggctgctccatgcccgctgcccagaggccttctGAGGCTGGGGtgaagcattccaccaggccgctcccCCCATGTCCccaaggactgggggactccggcggggctgagaggactgggtgctatCTTTGTGATGGAAGTGAcggttattttgcatattatcctcttattagataggatttgtgtACTAATATATACACAGAGTATTTTGGAAGTCTACACAAGAAACCTTgccgaaaccggcttggctcagtggatagagcatcggcctgtggactcaggggtcccaggttcgattccggtcaagggcatgtaccttggttgcgggcacatccccagtagggggtgtgcaagaggcagctgatcgatgtttctaactctctatccctctctcttcctctctgtaaaaaatcaataaaatatatatataaaaaaaaagaattctagggaaatcatttccataataaattaaaaaaaagaaaaaaaaagaaacctaacTTGTATAGTTGGTTCTGGGGCGGGGATGGGTTGGGAGATCAGGGAAGACAAGATAACTAAGTTTACACACTCTTGAAGTCAATGCTCATTTAATGTTTGAATATTATAATGTTTCTTTCCTATAACTGAATGAGAAAATGTTTTGAGAATCAACTGGTCAAGTGCTATTAATTCAGTACCCAGTCTGACGCTCCTAAAATAGTGAAAAATTATAGAgtatataatttgaaaatgtttttcaatcATATAGTAATTTTAACCAACACTTGTCAGTCTGAGCAGAACTGATGCTATTACATAGTCCCAAGGACTTGTGTAAGGAAATGGGGTGTGGAGGGGACTCACTATCAAGCCCTGACctgagtggttcagttggttgggcgttggcccatgcaccgaggggttgctggtttgattcccagccagggcacatgcccagtaggggatgtgtaggcaGCAactcacagatgtttctctctctctctcttcctgtctgaaaataataaaaaaaattatcaaatttcCTAATGATGTTTGttggaagaaaaaaagtcaacagTTGGTTACAAGAGTGAAATGGCTTAAGCTTAAATTAATAAGCAATAgacccatttgttcattttcataggtagttttatttggtttttagaaaaatatatacaattactAGAACCTTCGTTCtcttaaatagttttaaattaaagtatGCAAGTGCGAGGAGTCATCCATTTCCACAGTTAGAATGATGCCAACACTGTTCAGTAAAGCAGCAGACGGGTTCCTGCAGCCAAGCCCAACCACTGACAGGAGCCGTAGCCATTGGGCAGGTCAGCAGCTCAGACAGCACAGGAGGGGTTTGTCCCCTTTGTTGGAATTTAGGAAGGAAAGAGGTGTGTGCTCGGCTACCCTAACACTGTGCTTCGCGTGAACACACCTGGACGTGGGGTGGAGGCCTTTGGAGCGCAGGCTGACAGGCAAACTTGGGTCAAGCAGAGCTCGCCTTTCTGCAGGGTGCTCAGTGCTTTAGATCTGTTAGGATTACCTGTCACAGTTCGACTGGTAGCAAAGGAAACTCAAAGGTGTGGAGGACTTGTTAATACTGTTCTTTGGATTAGACCCCTACTTCCTCCTGAATGGTCTTCTTCATGAATTCACAGTATCCAACAGTGCTTGGGAACAGTTCAGGTTGGTGGCTGACTTCCACATTGTTGAGAAGTTAagccaggaggcagcagggatcGCCTTATCACATTTCCTAATGATGTTtgttggaagaaaaaaagagtcaaCAGTTGGTTACAAGAGTGAAATAGTTTCCCCGGCCCTTTCCCAGTGCAGCAGGCACTGTGCACGTCAGTACATCCTCTGGAAGCTCCAGGACTACCTCTCCAGGAGACAGCTCTGCCCCCACTGCTCTGGGGCTTCTCAAGAATGGCAGCCTAGTCAGTGCCAGCCAGAGGCCAGTTTGTCATGGGAGGGACTTACTGTGGGGCTTAAAGGGAAACGGGTTAGGAAACTGTTATCAGGAGCCATCCTCTTTCCTCACTGTATATATACACTTGCTGAGTAAGCAAAGTAGTGAGCAGCTTCAGGCTTTGGGGTCTACCAACACATGTCTGAGTGGGAGAGGGGTGATGGGAGATAGGAAATGAGCAGGGGAGCTGGAGGCCCCAttaaggggaggggagagaacgATATTTCATTCTCTGCTCATCAATCTCCTGCTTCGTCTTTTGGATGCAGCTGAAGATCTCCTTAAAGAGCGCTTTGTATTCAGGAGGCGGTGTGCTGGTGGGGGAGCCAGCAGGCTCGGGGGCACCAGCGGCGAGGGGGTCCCTGGCAGCTGGGTCCCTGACTGGAGCCCTGGCAGTCTGCACAGCCTTGTGGGACAGTGAGTCCccctcctgctgctggcactTCTTCAGCAGCTCCTCGTACTTGGCCTTCAGGGCGCTATACTGTGTGTCCACTTCCTGCAgcagggacacacccctctgCTTCACAGCCTTGGCCCTCCGGATGCAGGTCTCCTCATGGCCCTTCACGATGTCACCACCGGCCAAGCTGCTGAGCACTGtctcactgctgctgcgcttgagGGGCCTGCGCTGGGCCTCGGGCACCGTCAGCAGCATCTCCTCCAGCAGGCTCTGGCCAGGCTCTTTGAAAGGGACAAATAGGGAGTCGGGCACCAGCTTTTCAACCCCATTCATGAAGGGACGCTCCGACTGCAGCACCCGCCGCATTTCAGTCACCTCAGCCTCCAGCTCCAGCGCCCGGGCCCGGTAGGCGCCAGTGGCccccagctgctgctccagctcATTGTTCTCCTTCAGCACGAGCCCGTACTCCTCCTCCAAGGCCACGCGCCTCTGCCGCTCCAGGCTCAGCTGTGCCTGCAGCGTCCTCACGGCCTTCTTCAAATGCTTGTTTTCTTCTTCGTCGGGGCTTGGCTGATTTGGCAAGGAAGTGATCTTTTCTGCAAACACATGGTCATACACAAAGTGTCTAGGGAAAATATGGAGAGAATATATTAACCAAGTTGACTGAGAATGGTGAGAGGAAGCGTAGTGACTTTTTTCAGCTAAATATTTTGTCAAGACATTTCTTTAGGCACAAAAACTGTTCACTGGGATTTCTGTTTTACTGaagtttcaatatttttcttcactCTAATGTAAAATATAACCCCCAAATTTGTAGTCTATCAGAATGCAGGGACCGAATTTTTGCCCATTCCTCATTAGAGCAGTGGCTAAAAAGAAATTGTGTGAAGTGGGCATGGGCAAATAAAACATatgtgaaaatataatttttgagaCTAacttttttaaacatgaaaagtGTCCAGAATACCCATTCCCAAAGACCAGTAGTCTATTAGCTTTCAAGGGAACCAGAATGGCCAGTGTTCCTTGGCCTTGGAGAGATTAGACTCTCTGGGGtagtcttaaaaattattgatgcCTGGGTCCTACCCCCGATTCTGACCTAAATGGTCTGCTGCCTGGA is a genomic window of Eptesicus fuscus isolate TK198812 chromosome 4, DD_ASM_mEF_20220401, whole genome shotgun sequence containing:
- the CDR2 gene encoding cerebellar degeneration-related protein 2, producing MLAGNLVEGFEMKEDEPWYDHQDLQQDLQLAAELGKTLLDRNTELEDSLQQMYTTNQEQLQEIEHLTKQVELLRQMNEQHAKVYEQLDVTARELEETNQKLVADSKASQQKILSLTETIECLQANIDHLQSQVEELKSSGQGRRSQGKHGQKSAPSFAGLKELYDLRQHFVYDHVFAEKITSLPNQPSPDEEENKHLKKAVRTLQAQLSLERQRRVALEEEYGLVLKENNELEQQLGATGAYRARALELEAEVTEMRRVLQSERPFMNGVEKLVPDSLFVPFKEPGQSLLEEMLLTVPEAQRRPLKRSSSETVLSSLAGGDIVKGHEETCIRRAKAVKQRGVSLLQEVDTQYSALKAKYEELLKKCQQQEGDSLSHKAVQTARAPVRDPAARDPLAAGAPEPAGSPTSTPPPEYKALFKEIFSCIQKTKQEIDEQRMKYRSLPSP